A stretch of DNA from Nitrospiraceae bacterium:
GCATGACAAGCTGCGATCTTCCGTTTATTCTATTTTTATTAATATGCTTAAAAACCATTATTATCATACAGTACATCATATGCCAAGAACAATTAGATACGAAACATAGCCGTAAATATTTTTATTTTCTTGACACCAGCATCATCATGTATTTATAATGTGCATATGCACATAAACAAACGGAGGTTATCTTATGAAGATATGTTTTCCAACAGAGCAAAATGAAGGAATAAAAAGCAAATTGTCAGCGCATTTTGGGTCTGCCGCTTTTTACATTATTTATGACACAGAATCGGGAAGCGTAACCGATATTAACAACAAAAATAAAGTTCACTCGCATGGAGCATGCAATCCGCTGGCTTCGCTTCAAGACATTGCCCTTGATGCAATAGTGGCCGGAGGCATTGGAGCAGGAGCGCTTAACAAACTGAATGCATCAGGATTAAAGGTTTATAGGGCTCAGGCTGAAACAGT
This window harbors:
- a CDS encoding NifB/NifX family molybdenum-iron cluster-binding protein; translated protein: MKICFPTEQNEGIKSKLSAHFGSAAFYIIYDTESGSVTDINNKNKVHSHGACNPLASLQDIALDAIVAGGIGAGALNKLNASGLKVYRAQAETVKENIDLMANKNLSEFLIINTCSGHNHGDKGGCSHI